A stretch of the Streptomyces sp. NBC_01428 genome encodes the following:
- the nuoK gene encoding NADH-quinone oxidoreductase subunit NuoK — protein MNPVNYLYLAALLFTIGATGVLIRRNAIVVFMCIELMLNACNLAFVAFSRLHGNLDGQIFAFFTMVVAAAEVVVGLAIIVSLFRSRHSASVDDASLMKL, from the coding sequence GTGAATCCGGTCAACTACCTCTATCTCGCCGCCCTTTTGTTCACGATCGGCGCCACCGGTGTGCTGATCAGGCGGAACGCGATCGTGGTGTTCATGTGCATCGAGCTGATGCTCAACGCCTGCAACCTCGCGTTCGTCGCCTTCTCCCGCCTGCACGGCAATCTCGACGGCCAGATCTTCGCCTTCTTCACGATGGTCGTCGCCGCCGCGGAGGTCGTGGTCGGGCTCGCGATCATCGTGTCGCTGTTCCGTTCCCGCCACTCGGCCTCGGTCGACGACGCCAGCCTGATGAAGCTGTAA
- a CDS encoding NADH-quinone oxidoreductase subunit J: MSELAAYSTSTGEAFQFWVLGTVAVIGALCTVFMRKAVHSALCLAGTMIILAVFYLANGAYFLGIVQIVVYTGAIMMLFLFVVMLVGVTAADSLKETIKGQRWLALVCGLGFGVLLFAGIGNASIKDFDGLAKANANGNVEGLAALIFTKYVFAFEITGALLITAAVGAMVLTHRERTERPKTQRELSEQRVREGKHVPPLPAPGVYARHNAVDIAGLLPDGTPSELTVMKTLRDRGQVRDVSTEALSDLKALEQRAEERLERTKTEEASK; encoded by the coding sequence ATGAGCGAGCTGGCCGCGTACTCGACCTCCACCGGTGAGGCCTTCCAGTTCTGGGTCCTCGGTACGGTCGCGGTGATCGGCGCCCTGTGCACCGTCTTCATGAGGAAGGCCGTGCACAGCGCGCTGTGCCTCGCCGGGACCATGATCATCCTGGCGGTGTTCTACCTCGCCAACGGCGCGTACTTCCTGGGCATCGTCCAGATCGTCGTCTACACCGGCGCGATCATGATGCTGTTCCTCTTCGTCGTCATGCTCGTCGGTGTCACCGCGGCGGACTCCCTGAAGGAGACCATCAAGGGGCAGCGCTGGCTGGCCCTGGTCTGCGGACTGGGCTTCGGCGTCCTGCTGTTCGCCGGGATCGGCAACGCGTCCATCAAGGACTTCGACGGCCTGGCGAAGGCGAACGCGAACGGCAACGTTGAGGGCCTCGCCGCCCTCATCTTCACGAAGTACGTGTTCGCCTTCGAGATCACCGGCGCCCTGCTCATCACGGCCGCCGTCGGCGCCATGGTGCTGACGCACCGTGAGCGCACCGAGCGTCCCAAGACGCAGCGCGAGCTGTCCGAGCAGCGCGTCCGTGAGGGCAAGCACGTACCGCCGCTGCCGGCCCCCGGCGTCTACGCCCGGCACAACGCGGTGGACATCGCCGGCCTGCTCCCGGACGGCACGCCGTCCGAGCTGACCGTCATGAAGACGCTGCGCGACCGCGGGCAGGTCCGTGACGTGTCGACCGAGGCGCTCAGCGACCTGAAGGCGCTGGAACAGCGCGCCGAGGAGCGCCTGGAGCGCACGAAGACGGAGGAGGCGTCCAAGTGA
- the nuoI gene encoding NADH-quinone oxidoreductase subunit NuoI: MAEEPKETKPGFQNPVAGFGVTFKAMFKKRLTEQYPEQQKTTAPRFHGRHQLNRHPDGLEKCVGCELCAWACPADAIYVEGADNTEEERYSPGERYGRVYQINYARCILCGLCIEACPTRALTMTNEFELADSSRANLIYTKEQLLAGLEEGMVDSPHSIFPGTDEQDYYRGLVTEAAPGTERQTAVSKGESHPSGSPSGSPSGSAAEKGAEA; encoded by the coding sequence ATGGCTGAGGAGCCGAAGGAGACCAAACCGGGTTTCCAGAACCCCGTCGCCGGTTTCGGCGTGACCTTCAAGGCCATGTTCAAGAAGCGGCTGACCGAGCAGTACCCGGAGCAGCAGAAGACCACAGCGCCTCGGTTCCACGGCCGGCACCAGCTCAACCGTCATCCGGACGGCCTGGAGAAGTGCGTCGGCTGCGAGCTGTGCGCCTGGGCCTGCCCCGCGGACGCCATCTATGTGGAGGGCGCGGACAACACCGAGGAGGAGCGCTACTCCCCGGGCGAGCGCTACGGCCGCGTCTACCAGATCAACTACGCCCGCTGCATCCTGTGCGGCCTGTGCATCGAGGCGTGCCCCACGCGCGCGCTGACGATGACGAACGAGTTCGAGCTCGCGGACAGCAGCCGCGCCAACCTCATCTACACCAAGGAGCAGCTGCTCGCCGGTCTGGAGGAGGGCATGGTCGACTCGCCGCACTCGATCTTCCCGGGCACGGACGAGCAGGACTACTACCGGGGTCTGGTGACCGAGGCGGCGCCCGGCACCGAGCGTCAGACGGCCGTCTCCAAGGGCGAGTCCCACCCGTCGGGGAGCCCCTCGGGAAGCCCCTCGGGCTCGGCGGCCGAGAAGGGGGCGGAGGCATGA
- the nuoH gene encoding NADH-quinone oxidoreductase subunit NuoH: MTPYLAAEDLSMFGRDPWWLVVVKAVFCFAFLMVTVLFSIVWERKVVAWMQLRIGPNRHGPWGMLQSLADGVKLMLKEDVIVKRADKVVYVLAPIVAAIPAFMAIAVIPFGPADNQVSIFGQRTTMQLTDLPIAMLFILAVASVGIYGIVLAGWSSGSTYPLLGGLRSCAQMISYEIAMGAAFASVFLYSGSMSTSTIVEQQHDRWYILLLPVSFIIYVITMVGETNRAPFDMPESEGDLVGGFNTEYSSIKFALFMLAEYVNMVTVSAVSTTLFLGGWRAPWPISTFWEGANHGWWPMLWFVVKVQLLLFFFIWLRGTLPRVRYDQLMKLGWKVLIPVSVVWLMLVATVRTLRNENYDFADIALYVGGGVLVLLLLSFAADIFRDKQKAEDVPAEPAAFDPMAGGFPVPPLPGQELPPVPRRSPRRERELIVSGGPDTASDGSIAGSRDGKEGSDG, translated from the coding sequence ATGACGCCGTACCTCGCCGCTGAAGACCTCTCGATGTTCGGCCGGGACCCCTGGTGGCTGGTCGTCGTCAAGGCGGTGTTCTGCTTCGCCTTCCTGATGGTGACCGTGCTGTTCTCCATCGTGTGGGAGCGCAAGGTCGTCGCCTGGATGCAGCTGCGCATCGGCCCCAACCGGCACGGTCCGTGGGGGATGCTCCAGTCGCTCGCCGACGGCGTCAAGCTGATGCTGAAGGAAGACGTCATCGTCAAACGCGCGGACAAGGTGGTCTACGTCCTCGCACCGATCGTCGCCGCCATCCCGGCGTTCATGGCGATCGCGGTGATCCCCTTCGGGCCCGCCGACAACCAGGTCTCGATCTTCGGCCAGCGCACCACGATGCAGCTCACCGACCTCCCGATCGCGATGCTCTTCATCCTCGCGGTGGCCTCGGTGGGCATCTACGGGATCGTGCTCGCCGGCTGGAGCTCCGGATCGACCTATCCGCTGCTGGGCGGCCTGCGGTCCTGCGCGCAGATGATCTCGTACGAGATCGCCATGGGTGCCGCGTTCGCCTCGGTGTTCCTGTACTCAGGGTCGATGTCGACCTCGACGATCGTCGAGCAGCAGCACGACCGCTGGTACATCCTGCTGCTGCCGGTGTCGTTCATCATCTACGTCATCACGATGGTGGGGGAGACCAACCGGGCCCCGTTCGACATGCCGGAGTCCGAGGGCGACCTCGTCGGTGGCTTCAACACCGAGTACTCGTCCATCAAGTTCGCGCTGTTCATGCTCGCCGAGTACGTGAACATGGTGACGGTCTCGGCCGTCTCGACGACGCTCTTCCTGGGCGGCTGGCGGGCCCCGTGGCCGATCAGCACCTTCTGGGAGGGCGCCAACCACGGCTGGTGGCCGATGCTCTGGTTCGTGGTGAAGGTGCAGTTGCTGCTGTTCTTCTTCATCTGGCTGCGCGGCACGCTGCCGCGTGTGCGCTACGACCAGTTGATGAAGCTGGGCTGGAAGGTCCTCATCCCGGTCTCCGTGGTCTGGCTGATGCTCGTCGCGACCGTCCGGACGCTGCGCAACGAGAACTACGACTTCGCGGACATCGCCCTGTACGTGGGCGGAGGCGTCCTCGTCCTGCTGTTGCTGTCGTTCGCGGCGGACATCTTCCGCGACAAGCAGAAGGCCGAGGACGTACCCGCCGAACCCGCCGCCTTCGACCCGATGGCGGGCGGGTTCCCCGTGCCGCCGCTGCCCGGGCAGGAGCTGCCGCCGGTACCGCGGCGCAGCCCGCGCCGGGAGCGGGAGTTGATTGTCAGTGGCGGGCCCGATACTGCGAGTGACGGATCGATCGCCGGATCTCGTGACGGAAAGGAGGGGTCCGATGGCTGA
- a CDS encoding NADH-quinone oxidoreductase subunit G — protein sequence MTVTTSAPSGGGEAAVPPEGLVALTIDGVEISVPKGTLVIRAAEQLGIEIPRFCDHPLLDPAGACRQCIVEVEGQRKPMASCTITCTDGMVVKTQLTSPVAEKAQHGVMELLLINHPLDCPVCDKGGECPLQNQAMSHGNAESRFEGRKRTYEKPVPISTQVLLDRERCVLCARCTRFSNQIAGDPMIELVERGALQQVGTGDGDPFESYFSGNTIQICPVGALTSAAYRFRSRPFDLISSPSVCEHCSGGCATRTDHRRGKVMRRLAATDPEVNEEWICDKGRFGFRYAQQRDRLDTPLVRNAEGVLEPASWLEALEAAAQGLTAARGRTGVLTGGRLTVEDAYAYSKFARVALDTNDIDFRARVHSSEEADFLASRIAGRGRDLDGTGVTYTLLEKAPAVLLVGFESEEEAPGVFLRLRKAWRGHGQRTYALATHATPGLAKAGGTLLPAAPGTETEWLDALASGVGLEGDGATAAEALRAEGAVIAVGERLAAVAGGLTAVVRAASAVGARLVWIPRRAGERGAIEAGALPSLLPGGRPATDPRAREEVAVAWGVSELPHRYGRDTGQIVEAAAGGELRALVVAGVEVADLPDPARAREALAEVGFLVSLELRPSEVTDHADVVLPVAAVAEKSGSFLNWEGRVRSFGAALKPEQVTRNLSPTDARVLHMLADAMDVHLGLPDLRTARAELDRLGAWGGAHASEPREAGAQLPRPAAGEAVLAGHRLLLDQGLLQQGDDALAGTRHAAHARVSAATAAEAGVKNGDLLAVTGPVGVVELPLQVSEMPDRVVWLPLNSTGGGVASDTGALPGALVRIGPATIAAEAPKEVEA from the coding sequence ATGACAGTGACCACCAGCGCTCCCTCCGGAGGCGGGGAAGCGGCGGTCCCCCCGGAGGGCCTCGTCGCGCTGACGATCGACGGCGTGGAGATCAGCGTGCCCAAGGGCACCCTGGTCATCCGGGCCGCCGAACAGCTCGGCATCGAGATCCCCCGCTTCTGTGACCACCCGCTCCTCGACCCGGCCGGCGCCTGCCGCCAGTGCATCGTCGAGGTCGAGGGCCAGCGCAAGCCGATGGCGTCCTGCACGATCACCTGCACGGACGGGATGGTCGTCAAGACGCAGCTCACCTCACCGGTCGCCGAGAAGGCGCAGCACGGTGTGATGGAGCTGCTGCTCATCAACCACCCGCTGGACTGTCCGGTCTGCGACAAGGGCGGCGAGTGCCCCCTGCAGAACCAGGCGATGTCGCACGGCAACGCCGAGTCACGCTTCGAGGGCCGCAAGCGGACCTACGAGAAGCCGGTCCCGATCTCCACGCAGGTCCTGCTCGACCGCGAGCGGTGCGTGCTCTGCGCCCGCTGCACCCGCTTCTCCAACCAGATCGCGGGCGACCCGATGATCGAGCTGGTCGAGCGGGGCGCGCTCCAGCAGGTCGGCACCGGTGACGGCGACCCCTTCGAGTCGTACTTCTCCGGGAACACGATCCAGATCTGCCCGGTGGGCGCGCTGACGTCGGCGGCGTACCGGTTCCGCTCGCGCCCCTTCGACCTCATCTCCTCGCCGTCGGTGTGCGAACACTGCTCCGGCGGCTGCGCGACGCGCACCGACCACCGGCGCGGCAAGGTCATGCGGCGCCTCGCCGCCACCGACCCCGAGGTCAACGAGGAGTGGATCTGCGACAAGGGGCGGTTCGGGTTCCGGTACGCGCAGCAGCGCGACCGTCTCGACACCCCGCTGGTGCGCAACGCCGAGGGCGTCCTGGAGCCGGCGTCCTGGCTGGAGGCACTGGAGGCGGCGGCGCAGGGTCTGACGGCGGCCCGCGGCCGGACCGGTGTCCTGACCGGTGGCCGGCTCACCGTCGAGGACGCCTACGCGTACAGCAAGTTCGCGCGCGTGGCCCTCGACACGAACGACATCGACTTCCGCGCGCGCGTGCACAGCTCCGAGGAGGCCGACTTCCTGGCATCCCGGATCGCCGGACGCGGACGGGATCTCGACGGCACGGGCGTCACCTACACGCTGCTGGAGAAGGCGCCCGCCGTTCTGCTGGTGGGCTTCGAGTCCGAGGAGGAGGCGCCCGGCGTCTTCCTGCGGCTGCGCAAGGCCTGGCGGGGGCACGGTCAGAGGACCTACGCACTCGCCACCCATGCCACCCCCGGGCTGGCGAAGGCGGGCGGCACCCTGCTGCCGGCCGCGCCGGGCACCGAGACCGAGTGGCTGGACGCGCTCGCGAGCGGTGTCGGTCTCGAAGGAGACGGTGCGACGGCCGCCGAGGCGCTGCGCGCCGAGGGCGCGGTGATCGCCGTCGGTGAGCGGCTGGCCGCCGTGGCCGGCGGTCTCACCGCTGTCGTACGGGCCGCCTCCGCCGTCGGCGCCCGGCTGGTGTGGATTCCGCGCCGGGCGGGCGAGCGGGGCGCGATCGAAGCGGGCGCGCTGCCGTCGCTCCTGCCGGGCGGACGCCCGGCCACGGACCCGCGCGCGCGTGAGGAGGTCGCGGTCGCCTGGGGCGTCTCCGAACTCCCGCACCGCTACGGCCGCGACACCGGCCAGATCGTCGAGGCCGCCGCGGGAGGCGAACTGCGCGCCCTGGTGGTCGCCGGTGTGGAGGTCGCCGACCTTCCCGACCCGGCCCGCGCGCGTGAGGCCCTCGCCGAGGTGGGCTTCCTGGTCTCGCTCGAACTGCGGCCCAGCGAGGTCACCGACCACGCGGACGTCGTCCTGCCGGTCGCCGCGGTCGCCGAGAAGTCCGGCAGCTTCCTCAACTGGGAGGGCCGGGTTCGTTCCTTCGGGGCGGCTCTCAAGCCCGAGCAGGTGACCCGCAATCTGTCGCCCACCGACGCGCGCGTGCTGCACATGCTCGCCGACGCCATGGACGTCCACCTGGGGCTGCCGGACCTGCGGACCGCCCGAGCCGAGCTGGACCGGCTCGGCGCCTGGGGCGGGGCGCATGCCTCCGAACCCCGGGAGGCCGGAGCGCAGTTGCCGCGTCCGGCCGCCGGTGAGGCCGTGCTGGCCGGGCACCGGCTGCTCCTCGACCAGGGGCTCCTGCAGCAGGGTGACGACGCGCTCGCCGGGACCCGGCACGCCGCACACGCGCGCGTGTCGGCCGCCACGGCCGCCGAGGCAGGCGTCAAGAACGGCGATCTCCTCGCCGTGACGGGCCCCGTCGGAGTCGTCGAACTCCCGCTCCAGGTCAGCGAGATGCCCGACCGGGTGGTCTGGCTCCCGCTGAACTCGACCGGCGGGGGCGTCGCCTCCGACACCGGGGCGCTGCCCGGCGCACTCGTCCGCATCGGCCCGGCGACCATCGCCGCCGAGGCCCCCAAGGAGGTGGAGGCATGA
- the nuoF gene encoding NADH-quinone oxidoreductase subunit NuoF, with protein MTLAAEINETSPEKLLAPVLSAFWDEDRSWSLDVYKRHEGYEGLRKALAMSPDDLIAYVKDSGLRGRGGAGFPTGMKWQFIPQGDGKPHYLVVNADESEPGTCKDIPLLFANPHSLIEGIVIACYAIRSSHAFIYLRGEVVPVLRRLHEAVREAYEAGYLGENILGSGLDLQLTVHAGAGAYICGEETALLDSLEGRRGQPRLRPPFPAVAGLYACPTVVNNVESIASVPAILQKGKEWFKSMGSEKSPGFTLYSLSGHVTSPGQYEAPLGITLRQLLDMSGGMRAGHRLKFWTPGGSSTPMFTDEHLDVPLDYEGVGAAGSMLGTKALQCFDETTCVVRAVTRWTEFYAHESCGKCTPCREGTYWLVQLLRDIEAGKGVMSDLDKLNDIADNINGKSFCALGDGAASPIFSSLKYFRDEYEQHITGRGCPFDPARSTAWADKHTEVNA; from the coding sequence ATGACCTTGGCAGCAGAGATCAACGAAACCAGTCCCGAAAAGCTGCTCGCACCCGTGCTGTCGGCCTTCTGGGACGAGGACAGGTCCTGGTCGCTGGACGTCTACAAAAGGCACGAGGGGTACGAGGGCCTGCGCAAGGCACTCGCCATGTCGCCGGACGACCTGATCGCCTATGTCAAGGACTCCGGACTGCGCGGCCGCGGCGGCGCCGGATTCCCCACCGGAATGAAATGGCAGTTCATTCCGCAGGGAGACGGCAAACCACACTATCTAGTTGTCAACGCCGACGAGTCAGAGCCGGGAACCTGCAAGGACATCCCGCTCCTCTTCGCGAACCCGCACAGCCTCATCGAGGGCATTGTGATCGCGTGTTACGCCATCCGGTCTTCACATGCGTTCATCTATCTGCGGGGTGAAGTGGTCCCCGTGTTGCGGCGGTTGCACGAAGCCGTACGCGAGGCGTACGAGGCGGGCTACCTCGGCGAGAACATCCTGGGCAGCGGACTCGACCTCCAGCTCACCGTGCACGCGGGCGCGGGCGCGTACATCTGCGGTGAAGAGACCGCCCTGCTCGACTCGCTCGAAGGACGCCGTGGACAACCGCGGCTCCGACCCCCTTTCCCTGCTGTCGCGGGACTCTATGCGTGCCCGACTGTTGTGAATAACGTCGAATCCATCGCGTCAGTTCCCGCAATTCTCCAAAAGGGCAAGGAATGGTTCAAGTCGATGGGCAGCGAGAAGTCTCCGGGCTTCACGCTCTACTCGCTCAGCGGCCATGTCACCAGCCCGGGTCAGTACGAGGCACCGCTCGGCATCACGCTGCGCCAACTTCTCGACATGAGCGGCGGGATGCGCGCCGGCCACCGGCTGAAGTTCTGGACGCCGGGCGGCTCCTCGACCCCGATGTTCACCGACGAGCACCTCGACGTCCCTCTTGACTACGAAGGAGTGGGCGCCGCGGGTTCCATGCTCGGTACGAAAGCACTCCAGTGCTTCGACGAGACGACCTGCGTCGTCCGCGCCGTCACCCGCTGGACCGAGTTCTACGCCCACGAGTCCTGCGGCAAGTGCACGCCCTGCCGCGAAGGCACCTACTGGCTGGTGCAGTTGCTGCGCGACATCGAGGCCGGCAAGGGCGTCATGTCCGACCTCGACAAGCTCAACGACATCGCCGACAACATCAACGGCAAGTCCTTCTGCGCCCTCGGCGACGGTGCCGCCTCGCCGATCTTCTCCTCGCTCAAGTACTTCCGTGACGAGTACGAGCAGCACATCACGGGCCGCGGCTGCCCCTTCGACCCCGCCAGGTCGACGGCCTGGGCCGACAAGCACACGGAGGTGAACGCATGA
- the nuoE gene encoding NADH-quinone oxidoreductase subunit NuoE — MPQLPAPDYPDDVRARLEADAREIIARYPDSRSALLPLLHLVQSQEGHVTRTGQRFCAEVLGLTTAEVNAVATFYSMYRRKPSGDYQVGVCTNTLCAVMGGDAIFEALQDHLGVGNGETTGDGKVTLEHIECNAACDFAPVVMVNWEFFDNQTVDSAKRLVDDLRTGADVEPTRGARLCTFKDTARILAGFPDEREGAVEAGGSAGHASLVGLRLAKGESGPARVVHPRGAEAPRERASEDRTPPEQPPAGHQSSHDAPQDTAASDPSHPAGPVAEEGE; from the coding sequence ATGCCCCAACTGCCCGCGCCCGACTACCCGGACGACGTCCGAGCCCGGCTGGAGGCGGACGCGCGCGAGATCATCGCCCGCTACCCCGACTCCCGCTCCGCCCTCCTTCCGTTGCTGCATCTCGTGCAGTCGCAGGAGGGTCACGTCACGCGCACCGGACAGCGGTTCTGCGCGGAGGTGCTCGGCCTGACGACCGCCGAGGTCAACGCGGTCGCGACCTTCTACTCGATGTACCGGCGCAAGCCGAGCGGCGACTACCAGGTGGGTGTCTGCACCAACACCCTCTGCGCCGTGATGGGCGGCGACGCCATCTTCGAGGCCCTCCAGGACCACCTCGGAGTGGGCAACGGGGAGACCACCGGCGACGGCAAGGTCACCCTGGAACACATCGAGTGCAACGCGGCCTGCGACTTCGCCCCGGTCGTGATGGTCAACTGGGAGTTCTTCGACAACCAGACCGTGGACTCGGCCAAGCGCCTCGTCGACGACCTGCGCACCGGAGCGGACGTCGAACCGACCCGCGGCGCCCGGCTGTGCACCTTCAAGGACACCGCCCGGATCCTGGCCGGCTTCCCCGACGAGCGCGAGGGCGCCGTGGAGGCCGGCGGCAGCGCGGGCCACGCCTCACTGGTCGGCCTGCGGCTGGCCAAGGGGGAGAGCGGCCCCGCGCGCGTGGTGCATCCGCGCGGCGCAGAGGCGCCCCGGGAGAGGGCCTCCGAGGACCGGACGCCGCCGGAGCAGCCGCCTGCCGGACACCAGAGTTCGCACGACGCGCCGCAGGACACGGCGGCCTCCGACCCGAGCCATCCGGCGGGTCCGGTCGCAGAGGAGGGGGAGTGA
- a CDS encoding NADH-quinone oxidoreductase subunit D, which yields MSTQTPSGASAASARETTEGTVYTVTGGDWDEIAQSAAKSDDERIIVNMGPQHPSTHGVLRLILEIDGETVTEARCGIGYLHTGIEKNLEFRTWTQGTTFVTRMDYLTPFFNETAYCLGVEKLLGITDQIPDRASIIRVLLMELNRLSSHLVCIATGGMELGATTIMIYGFRDRELILDIYELITGLRMNHAYIRPGGLAQDLPPGAVDQIREFVKKMKKNLPEYDKLATGNPIFKARMQDVGYLDLAGCMALGATGPVLRSAGLPHDLRKSQPYCGYETYDFEVPTADTCDSYGRFLIRLEEMRQSLLIVEQCLDRLQPGPVMVADKKIAWPAQLALGPDGLGNSLDHIKKIMGTSMEALIHHFKLVTEGFRVPPGQTYVAVESPKGELGVHVASDGGTRPYRVHFRDPSFTNLQAMAAMCEGGQVADVIVAVASIDPVMGGVDR from the coding sequence ATGAGCACGCAGACCCCTTCAGGGGCATCAGCCGCTTCGGCCCGCGAGACGACCGAGGGCACCGTATATACGGTCACCGGCGGCGACTGGGACGAGATCGCCCAGTCCGCGGCCAAGTCCGACGACGAGCGCATCATCGTCAACATGGGCCCGCAGCACCCGTCGACCCACGGTGTGCTCCGGCTCATCCTGGAGATCGACGGCGAGACGGTCACCGAGGCCCGCTGCGGCATCGGCTACCTCCACACCGGCATCGAGAAGAACCTCGAGTTCCGCACGTGGACCCAGGGCACCACGTTCGTGACGCGCATGGACTACCTGACGCCGTTCTTCAACGAGACGGCCTACTGTCTCGGCGTCGAGAAGCTCCTCGGGATCACCGACCAGATCCCCGACCGCGCCTCGATCATCCGCGTGCTCCTCATGGAGCTGAACCGGCTCTCCTCCCACCTGGTGTGCATCGCCACCGGCGGCATGGAGCTGGGCGCCACGACGATCATGATCTACGGCTTCCGTGATCGTGAACTCATTCTCGACATCTACGAGCTGATCACCGGCCTGCGGATGAACCACGCGTACATCCGCCCCGGCGGACTCGCCCAGGACCTGCCGCCCGGCGCGGTGGACCAGATCCGCGAGTTCGTGAAGAAGATGAAGAAGAACCTCCCCGAGTACGACAAGCTCGCCACCGGGAACCCCATCTTCAAGGCCCGTATGCAGGACGTCGGCTATCTCGACCTGGCCGGCTGCATGGCCCTCGGTGCCACCGGCCCGGTCCTGCGCTCGGCGGGCCTGCCGCACGACCTGCGCAAGTCCCAGCCGTACTGCGGCTACGAGACCTACGACTTCGAGGTCCCGACCGCCGACACCTGCGACTCCTACGGGCGCTTCCTGATCCGCCTGGAGGAGATGCGCCAGTCGCTGCTGATCGTCGAGCAGTGCCTGGACCGGCTGCAGCCCGGCCCGGTCATGGTCGCCGACAAGAAGATCGCCTGGCCCGCCCAGCTCGCGCTCGGCCCCGACGGTCTCGGCAACTCGCTCGACCACATCAAGAAGATCATGGGCACCTCCATGGAGGCCCTGATCCACCACTTCAAGCTGGTGACCGAGGGCTTCCGCGTACCGCCGGGACAGACGTACGTCGCGGTCGAGTCGCCCAAGGGCGAGCTCGGGGTGCACGTCGCCTCCGACGGAGGCACCCGCCCCTACCGGGTCCACTTCCGCGACCCGTCCTTCACCAACCTGCAGGCCATGGCGGCGATGTGCGAGGGCGGCCAGGTCGCCGACGTCATCGTCGCCGTCGCGTCCATCGACCCCGTGATGGGAGGCGTCGACCGGTGA
- a CDS encoding NADH-quinone oxidoreductase subunit C — protein sequence MSDANGNGVNPEKDLSASNLPGQRGDQGEEIRVQRGMFGANNGGDTSGYGGLVRSIRLPGSANRPYGGWFDEVADELEGALEEQGLVPENVIDKTVVDRDEITFHIEREHLVRVAQTLRDDPALRFELCTGVSGIHYPQDKGRELHAVYHLRSITHNRLIRLEVSAPDADPHVPSLVAVYPTNDWHERETYDFFGLIFDGHPALTRIMMPDDWQGFPQRKDYPLGGIAVEYKGAQIPAPDQRRSYS from the coding sequence GTGAGCGACGCGAACGGCAACGGGGTCAACCCCGAAAAGGACCTCAGCGCCTCCAACCTTCCCGGCCAGCGAGGCGACCAGGGCGAGGAGATCCGCGTCCAGCGCGGCATGTTCGGCGCCAACAACGGCGGCGACACCTCCGGTTACGGCGGCCTGGTCCGCTCGATCCGGCTCCCCGGCTCGGCCAACCGCCCCTACGGCGGCTGGTTCGACGAGGTGGCCGACGAGCTGGAGGGCGCCCTGGAGGAGCAGGGACTCGTCCCCGAGAACGTCATCGACAAGACGGTCGTCGACCGGGACGAGATCACCTTCCATATCGAACGCGAGCACCTGGTGCGTGTCGCGCAGACCCTGCGCGACGACCCGGCGCTCCGCTTCGAGCTGTGCACCGGCGTCTCCGGGATCCACTACCCGCAGGACAAGGGCCGCGAGCTGCACGCCGTCTACCACCTGCGCTCGATCACCCACAACCGGTTGATCCGCCTGGAGGTCAGCGCCCCCGACGCGGACCCGCACGTCCCCTCCCTCGTCGCCGTCTACCCGACGAACGACTGGCACGAGCGCGAGACGTACGACTTCTTCGGGCTGATCTTCGACGGCCACCCTGCGCTGACGCGGATCATGATGCCGGACGACTGGCAGGGCTTCCCGCAGCGCAAGGACTACCCCCTCGGCGGCATCGCCGTCGAGTACAAGGGCGCCCAGATCCCGGCTCCGGACCAGCGGAGGTCGTACTCATGA
- a CDS encoding NuoB/complex I 20 kDa subunit family protein, translating to MGLEEKLPSGFLLTTVEQAAGWVRKASVFPATFGLACCAIEMMTTGAGRYDLARFGMEVFRGSPRQADLMIVAGRVSQKMAPVLRQVYDQMPNPKWVISMGVCASSGGMFNNYAIVQGVDHIVPVDIYLPGCPPRPEMLIDAILKLHQKIQTSKLGVNAEEAAREAEEAALKALPTIEMKGLLR from the coding sequence ATGGGACTCGAAGAAAAGCTGCCGAGCGGATTCCTGCTGACCACGGTCGAGCAGGCCGCGGGCTGGGTACGCAAGGCGTCCGTCTTCCCCGCGACGTTCGGACTCGCCTGCTGTGCCATCGAGATGATGACGACCGGCGCCGGGCGATACGACCTGGCGCGCTTCGGTATGGAGGTCTTCCGCGGGTCGCCCCGCCAGGCCGACCTGATGATCGTGGCCGGCCGGGTCAGCCAGAAGATGGCGCCGGTGCTGCGACAGGTCTATGACCAGATGCCCAACCCCAAGTGGGTCATTTCCATGGGGGTTTGTGCTTCGTCGGGCGGAATGTTCAACAACTACGCCATTGTGCAAGGCGTCGACCACATCGTCCCGGTCGATATCTATTTGCCCGGATGCCCGCCGCGGCCCGAGATGCTGATCGACGCGATTCTCAAGCTGCACCAGAAGATCCAGACCTCCAAGCTCGGCGTCAACGCCGAGGAGGCGGCCCGCGAGGCGGAGGAAGCGGCGCTCAAGGCGCTCCCCACCATCGAGATGAAGGGCCTGCTGCGGTGA